One Jeotgalibaca porci genomic region harbors:
- a CDS encoding SRPBCC family protein, giving the protein MNYRFENGKHAQLTIDLEIAAAKSEIWKLLATTEGITQWFPELHADNLPEAGMLTFKTENGQEEMTLLEYVEGAILSFKWGSGRVSFMLKELESAKTLIHFKEQLPYDFTGLSKDLAGWMMQLERLRTIAEKRAFTLDKDTFRKYIEEIETSLSERVI; this is encoded by the coding sequence ATGAACTATCGATTTGAAAACGGCAAACATGCACAGCTGACGATTGATTTAGAAATTGCTGCTGCGAAATCAGAGATATGGAAGTTACTGGCCACAACCGAGGGAATAACGCAATGGTTTCCTGAGTTACATGCAGATAATTTACCAGAAGCGGGCATGTTGACCTTTAAGACGGAAAATGGCCAAGAGGAAATGACCCTTCTTGAATATGTTGAAGGAGCTATATTGAGTTTCAAATGGGGGAGTGGACGCGTAAGCTTTATGCTTAAAGAACTTGAGTCGGCTAAAACGCTCATTCATTTTAAAGAACAGCTGCCTTATGATTTTACTGGCCTGTCCAAAGATTTAGCCGGGTGGATGATGCAATTGGAGCGTTTGCGGACAATCGCAGAAAAAAGGGCCTTTACCTTAGATAAAGACACCTTTAGGAAATATATTGAAGAAATTGAGACTTCACTTAGCGAGCGTGTGATTTAA
- a CDS encoding YaiI/YqxD family protein, translated as MKIMIDSDASPVKDIVIDEAKKHGLKVVLVASYAHYSTKIHPAHVETIYVDSAKEAADYRIMQLLQKDDILITQDYGLASLALGKKATVLHHKGFEYNNDNIANLLESRYISAKIRKSGKRTKGPKPFTIEDAETFRRLLNHTLAK; from the coding sequence ATCAAGATTATGATCGATAGTGACGCCAGCCCCGTGAAAGATATTGTCATCGATGAAGCAAAAAAGCATGGTTTGAAAGTGGTCTTGGTAGCCAGTTATGCCCACTATTCAACAAAGATTCATCCCGCTCATGTGGAAACGATTTATGTCGACTCAGCAAAAGAAGCTGCCGATTATCGTATCATGCAGCTTCTTCAAAAAGATGATATTTTAATTACGCAAGATTACGGTCTTGCTTCTCTTGCACTTGGTAAAAAAGCGACGGTTCTTCATCATAAAGGATTTGAATACAATAATGATAACATTGCGAATTTACTCGAATCGCGCTATATCAGTGCCAAAATCCGTAAAAGCGGGAAACGGACGAAGGGTCCCAAACCTTTTACAATAGAAGATGCTGAAACATTTCGCCGCTTGTTAAATCACACGCTCGCTAAGTGA
- a CDS encoding hydroxymethylglutaryl-CoA synthase — MKIGIDKIGFYGPPYYIDMVDLANERGDDPSKYTIGIGQAQMAVAPLSQDIVSMAVNAALVFLDDEDRAKIDLVVVGTESGFDASKSASVYVHELLGIQPHARSFEVKQACYGATAGIQMAKDYVTLHPDRAALVIGTDVARYGLATGGEVTQGAGAIAMLITANPRILQLDSESAFYSRDIMDFWRPSYSEYAMVDGKYSNEQYIAFFKEVWATYKQKTAHSLADFAALCFHLPYTKMGKKAFSEILNEVDEDKQKALLENYQSSTLLNRNVGNIYTGSLYLSFLSLLLNSNTLNAGDRIGLFSYGSGAVGEFFSGTLAPAFKASLSAEKVAEMFAAREQITVAEYERIFSQSLPKDGGELVIPAEKDSSAVRLAAVREHKRFYEIN, encoded by the coding sequence ATGAAAATTGGGATAGATAAGATAGGATTTTATGGTCCACCCTATTACATAGATATGGTAGATTTAGCCAACGAACGTGGTGATGATCCAAGCAAATATACAATTGGAATTGGTCAAGCACAAATGGCTGTCGCACCTTTAAGTCAAGATATTGTGTCAATGGCAGTAAATGCGGCACTTGTTTTCTTGGACGATGAAGATAGAGCTAAGATTGATTTAGTTGTTGTTGGGACAGAAAGTGGCTTCGATGCATCCAAATCAGCTTCCGTTTACGTTCACGAATTATTAGGCATTCAGCCCCATGCACGTTCATTTGAAGTGAAACAAGCGTGTTACGGAGCAACTGCCGGGATTCAAATGGCGAAAGATTATGTGACTTTGCATCCGGACCGGGCTGCTTTGGTAATCGGTACAGATGTCGCGCGTTATGGTTTAGCAACGGGTGGGGAAGTTACGCAAGGGGCTGGCGCGATTGCAATGTTGATTACTGCAAATCCTCGCATCCTACAATTAGATTCCGAGAGTGCTTTCTATTCGCGTGATATCATGGACTTTTGGCGCCCAAGTTATTCCGAATATGCAATGGTAGACGGTAAATACTCAAATGAGCAGTACATCGCTTTCTTTAAGGAAGTATGGGCGACTTACAAACAAAAAACAGCACACTCCTTAGCGGATTTCGCAGCTCTTTGCTTCCATTTACCTTATACGAAGATGGGGAAAAAGGCTTTCTCAGAAATCCTAAACGAGGTGGATGAAGACAAACAGAAAGCGTTGCTGGAAAATTATCAATCCAGTACCTTGCTGAATCGCAATGTAGGTAATATTTATACGGGTTCCTTATATTTGAGTTTTCTTTCTCTTCTATTAAATAGCAATACGTTAAATGCCGGTGATCGCATCGGATTATTTAGTTACGGTTCGGGTGCAGTGGGTGAATTCTTTAGCGGAACGTTAGCTCCTGCATTCAAAGCGTCGCTATCGGCTGAAAAAGTAGCAGAGATGTTCGCCGCACGTGAGCAAATTACGGTCGCTGAATATGAACGCATTTTCTCACAAAGTCTTCCTAAAGATGGTGGGGAGTTGGTTATTCCCGCTGAGAAGGATTCTTCAGCCGTTCGCTTGGCAGCTGTACGTGAACATAAACGCTTTTACGAAATAAATTAG
- a CDS encoding NADPH-dependent FMN reductase gives MTKYGVVVGSTRKNSFSRTLANGIVAGLPADAEVTYLEIADLPLYNQDYDADSPEVYTKFREQVAAQDAIIFTTPEHNRSISAALKNALDVASRPWGENVWAGKPALVASQSISGISGVLANHVLRQSLTFLDMPTMQQPEVYVANSGELLGEEGEVANADTAAFLKEVGQTFDAFTKKFK, from the coding sequence ATGACAAAGTATGGTGTAGTAGTTGGATCAACACGTAAGAATTCATTTTCAAGAACGTTAGCAAACGGTATTGTAGCAGGTTTACCCGCAGATGCAGAAGTAACGTATTTGGAAATTGCGGATTTACCACTTTACAATCAAGACTACGATGCAGATTCACCAGAAGTATACACGAAGTTTCGTGAGCAAGTTGCTGCGCAAGATGCAATTATCTTCACGACTCCGGAACATAACCGTAGTATCTCTGCAGCATTGAAAAATGCTTTAGATGTGGCTTCACGTCCATGGGGTGAAAACGTTTGGGCTGGTAAACCAGCATTAGTGGCTTCTCAATCTATTTCAGGTATCTCAGGCGTATTGGCGAACCATGTTCTACGTCAATCATTGACTTTCTTGGATATGCCAACAATGCAACAACCTGAAGTTTACGTAGCTAATTCAGGCGAATTGTTGGGTGAAGAAGGCGAAGTAGCAAATGCGGATACAGCTGCATTCTTGAAAGAAGTCGGACAAACATTCGACGCTTTCACTAAAAAATTCAAATAA
- a CDS encoding IS3 family transposase, translating into MRDCLLKKVESFPGESRHLSRKAQTAVAYALKEEGFKLKDILSVVGIPSATYHYHAKQLGIADPDGALKELIRQLFFQFKERYGYKRLTKEMQKLGHCVNHKKVYRLMQEIGLKCVKFMRKSRKYNSYRGKVGTVAKNRLNRRFHTTIPLQKLVTDVTEFKCMGEEKLYFSPILDLYNGEVIAYSMNKRPTLDFVMKPLQEAVGIIRKHGTVRTTLHSDQGWQYQHNKWVKILKKNKLFQSMSRKATCADNAAMENFFGILKQEMYHGEKMVSYGELESRISEYIDWYNQVRSKEKLAGLSPVEYRTQTSQLAA; encoded by the coding sequence ATTAGAGATTGCTTACTTAAAAAAGTTGAAAGCTTTCCGGGAGAATCCAGACACCTTTCTCGAAAAGCACAAACAGCAGTGGCATACGCACTCAAAGAAGAAGGATTCAAACTGAAGGATATCCTTTCAGTAGTTGGAATCCCATCCGCAACGTACCATTACCACGCGAAACAACTGGGAATAGCGGACCCGGATGGGGCTCTAAAAGAGCTGATCCGACAGCTTTTCTTTCAGTTCAAAGAGCGGTATGGGTATAAACGACTCACGAAGGAAATGCAAAAACTGGGACATTGCGTCAACCACAAAAAGGTGTACCGCCTCATGCAAGAAATAGGTTTAAAATGTGTCAAGTTCATGCGGAAGTCTCGCAAGTACAATTCCTATAGAGGGAAAGTGGGAACCGTTGCGAAGAACCGACTGAATCGGCGCTTCCACACCACTATCCCCTTACAGAAACTCGTCACGGACGTCACTGAATTCAAGTGTATGGGGGAGGAGAAGTTATACTTTAGCCCTATTCTGGACTTGTATAACGGAGAGGTCATCGCCTACAGCATGAATAAGCGACCAACTCTGGACTTCGTGATGAAGCCCCTGCAGGAGGCCGTCGGCATCATTCGTAAACACGGCACCGTCCGCACGACCCTTCATTCGGACCAAGGGTGGCAGTACCAGCACAACAAGTGGGTTAAAATCTTGAAGAAAAACAAACTCTTTCAAAGCATGTCTCGGAAAGCAACGTGTGCTGATAATGCAGCGATGGAAAATTTCTTCGGCATTCTGAAACAGGAAATGTATCACGGAGAAAAAATGGTAAGTTATGGTGAGCTTGAATCAAGGATTTCCGAGTATATCGATTGGTACAACCAAGTTCGATCGAAAGAAAAATTGGCTGGCCTAAGTCCAGTAGAATACCGAACTCAAACCAGCCAATTGGCTGCATAA
- a CDS encoding helix-turn-helix domain-containing protein, protein MAKYSEAFKLQVVQEYLDGPLGYSALAKKHAIPDAATVRKWVTFFQEFGLEGLKRKRKKTVYPVQFKVDVLHFMKETGASYSETAIAFGMNNPSLIANWNRAFQENGIKGLKPKQKGRPPMSRKPRKQPGKQAKSTSLSQEELERENELLRLEIAYLKKLKAFRENPDTFLEKHKQQWHTHSKKKDSN, encoded by the coding sequence ATGGCAAAATATAGTGAAGCATTCAAGTTACAAGTTGTGCAAGAATATCTGGATGGCCCGTTGGGATATAGCGCCTTGGCGAAGAAACATGCCATTCCTGATGCCGCAACCGTCCGAAAATGGGTGACATTTTTCCAAGAATTCGGGTTGGAAGGTCTGAAGAGGAAGCGGAAGAAGACGGTCTACCCTGTTCAATTCAAGGTGGATGTATTACACTTTATGAAAGAAACAGGCGCTTCTTATTCCGAAACGGCCATTGCCTTCGGCATGAACAATCCTTCCCTCATCGCCAACTGGAACCGGGCCTTCCAAGAGAACGGGATAAAAGGCCTGAAACCAAAACAAAAGGGGCGACCTCCCATGTCCAGAAAACCGAGAAAACAGCCGGGAAAACAAGCAAAGTCCACTTCTCTTTCCCAAGAAGAGCTGGAACGTGAAAATGAATTACTAAGATTAGAGATTGCTTACTTAAAAAAGTTGAAAGCTTTCCGGGAGAATCCAGACACCTTTCTCGAAAAGCACAAACAGCAGTGGCATACGCACTCAAAGAAGAAGGATTCAAACTGA
- a CDS encoding hydroxymethylglutaryl-CoA reductase, degradative: MEDKETHYLSKFYQKSKSERIEALVKSGVLSEESAKAFTDDLQLSAEIADSMIENQLATYQLPFGVALNFLIDDEAYAVPMAIEEPSVVAAASSAAKLFAPYGGFKTATTTRTMIGQVILTDIPDCLQAIKVLEDAEATIIQAANDAHPSIVRRGGGADVISLNHIKEDIAAGTPEFLILHLYVKTLEAMGANIINTMMEAIIPLVEELSGGKALMGILSNYATECLATATCRIPSTALATNDWSGEEVRDRIVLASHAAVVDPYRAVTHNKGIMNGIDAVVIATGNDWRAISAGVHAYASRSGQYRSLTNWSKGENGDLVGELTIPLPIGAVGGSISFHPGAKIAHELLGNPSADTLESIIVSVGLAQNFSAIRALVTDGIQRGHMALHSRSLAISAGAQGDEIMIVSEKLNQSKNMNLATAKEILESFRQSE, from the coding sequence TTGGAAGATAAAGAGACACACTATTTAAGTAAATTTTATCAAAAAAGTAAATCGGAACGAATAGAAGCTCTCGTCAAGTCGGGGGTTTTATCGGAAGAGAGCGCAAAAGCTTTTACTGATGATTTACAATTATCAGCGGAAATAGCTGACAGCATGATTGAAAATCAGTTGGCAACCTACCAACTTCCCTTTGGAGTCGCTTTGAATTTTCTAATTGATGATGAAGCGTATGCCGTTCCAATGGCGATTGAAGAACCCTCTGTTGTTGCAGCAGCCAGTTCAGCAGCGAAGCTATTTGCTCCTTACGGCGGCTTTAAGACAGCAACGACAACACGGACGATGATTGGACAGGTTATCTTAACCGATATACCGGATTGTTTACAGGCCATCAAAGTGTTGGAAGATGCTGAGGCAACGATTATTCAGGCGGCAAATGATGCCCACCCTTCTATCGTTAGACGAGGCGGAGGTGCCGATGTCATAAGTCTCAATCATATTAAAGAAGATATTGCGGCCGGAACACCGGAATTTTTAATTTTACATTTATATGTAAAAACGCTTGAAGCAATGGGTGCGAATATCATTAATACGATGATGGAAGCAATCATTCCTTTGGTTGAAGAATTATCCGGTGGAAAGGCGTTGATGGGCATTTTATCCAATTACGCCACCGAATGCCTGGCAACGGCAACCTGTCGCATCCCTAGTACTGCATTGGCTACTAACGATTGGAGCGGAGAAGAGGTCCGTGATCGTATTGTTCTCGCTTCTCATGCCGCGGTCGTAGACCCCTATCGAGCAGTTACCCATAACAAAGGCATCATGAATGGAATTGATGCCGTTGTGATTGCGACTGGAAATGACTGGCGTGCAATCTCAGCCGGCGTGCATGCTTATGCTTCGCGCAGCGGTCAATATCGCAGTCTAACCAACTGGTCAAAGGGAGAAAATGGAGATTTAGTGGGAGAATTAACGATTCCTCTGCCTATTGGGGCAGTCGGTGGATCAATCTCCTTCCATCCTGGAGCAAAAATTGCGCATGAGTTACTTGGAAATCCGAGCGCAGATACACTGGAATCAATCATCGTTTCGGTTGGACTGGCTCAAAACTTTTCCGCAATCCGCGCCTTGGTTACGGACGGTATTCAAAGGGGGCATATGGCCCTTCACTCACGCTCACTGGCAATCAGCGCAGGTGCACAAGGTGATGAGATTATGATTGTTTCCGAAAAATTAAACCAATCGAAAAACATGAATCTCGCAACAGCAAAAGAAATCTTAGAAAGCTTCCGTCAATCCGAATAA
- a CDS encoding L-cystine transporter — protein MDNFVIVALLLVFSLILFALYRMSTKHIKFTTRVFTALIVGLVFGIVIQLIFGADSQTTTTFIDWTNIVGSGYVSFLRMLIMPLIFVSIVGAFTKIEQTKDLGKISGSVLFTLLATTAIAAFIGWAFVLIFNLDGAQFTEGAAETARIQSLADRQTQVEGLTIPGQILSFIPQNIFQDFAGLRDTSTISVVIISSLTGLAYMGIKRKEPEHAAAFKKGLNALHAIVMRIVTLILRLTPYGILALTTRMMATSSFQAIVNLGVFVLASYAALFVVLLVHSAILISQKVSPMTYFKKAFPVLSFAFTARSSAGALPLNIKTQTEALGVDDASANFSASFGVSIGQNGCAGVYPAMLATIVAPTVGIDVTSIGFLLSLILIVTIGSFGVAGVGGGATFAALIVLSTLNLPIAIVGLVISVEPIIDMMRTMVNVNDSILAGVVSSNAIGQFNKNVLLDPEATVERETM, from the coding sequence ATGGATAATTTTGTTATTGTGGCTTTGCTACTTGTATTTTCACTTATTTTATTTGCACTTTATCGTATGTCCACAAAACATATTAAGTTTACGACACGTGTTTTTACTGCATTAATAGTCGGACTTGTTTTTGGTATTGTTATTCAATTGATTTTCGGAGCAGATAGTCAAACGACTACTACTTTTATTGATTGGACGAATATTGTGGGGTCAGGTTATGTCAGCTTCTTACGTATGCTGATTATGCCACTGATTTTTGTTTCAATCGTGGGGGCATTTACAAAAATAGAGCAGACAAAGGATCTGGGTAAAATCAGTGGGTCTGTCTTGTTCACTTTATTAGCCACTACTGCCATTGCTGCTTTTATTGGATGGGCATTTGTGCTTATCTTCAACTTGGATGGTGCACAATTTACAGAAGGTGCGGCTGAAACCGCACGTATTCAATCGTTAGCAGATCGTCAAACTCAAGTTGAAGGGTTAACAATTCCGGGACAAATTTTATCATTTATCCCCCAAAATATTTTCCAAGACTTTGCGGGTCTGCGTGACACTTCGACTATTTCTGTCGTTATCATTTCATCGCTGACTGGTTTAGCATATATGGGTATCAAACGGAAAGAACCAGAGCACGCTGCTGCGTTTAAGAAAGGGTTAAATGCTCTTCATGCCATCGTTATGCGTATCGTAACCTTGATTCTAAGATTGACACCTTACGGAATTCTTGCTTTAACCACACGGATGATGGCAACGTCCAGCTTCCAGGCCATTGTTAATCTGGGTGTGTTCGTGTTAGCTTCCTATGCAGCATTATTTGTTGTTCTGTTGGTTCACTCAGCGATTTTAATTAGTCAAAAAGTGAGTCCGATGACCTACTTCAAGAAAGCTTTCCCTGTTTTGAGTTTTGCATTTACGGCACGTTCAAGTGCAGGTGCTCTGCCACTTAACATTAAAACGCAAACAGAGGCTTTAGGGGTGGATGATGCATCCGCAAACTTCTCTGCCAGCTTTGGTGTGTCTATCGGGCAAAACGGCTGTGCGGGCGTTTATCCGGCGATGTTGGCTACCATTGTAGCGCCGACTGTCGGTATTGACGTTACGAGTATCGGATTCCTTCTATCACTTATCTTAATCGTAACGATTGGCTCATTTGGTGTTGCCGGCGTTGGTGGTGGTGCAACCTTTGCAGCATTAATCGTTTTAAGTACATTGAACCTACCGATTGCAATTGTTGGATTGGTTATCTCGGTTGAACCAATTATTGATATGATGCGGACAATGGTTAACGTGAATGACTCCATCCTTGCGGGTGTCGTCTCCTCTAATGCTATTGGTCAGTTTAATAAAAATGTTTTGCTGGATCCTGAAGCAACGGTTGAACGCGAAACAATGTAA
- the thrC gene encoding threonine synthase, which produces MTLTYHSTRNKDLKVTASQAILAGIAPDGGLFVPSFIPKLNVPLAELPHKSYEEIAYAVLQSFLTDFTEEELKECIHVYSEKFSDAAITPLVQAGNSYYLELFHGPTIAFKDVALSILPKFMTIAAKKNKNKNDSVILTATSGDTGKAALVGFQDVPGTKIIVFYPKNGVSAFQERQMLTQKGTNVSVVAIEGNFDDAQSQVKALFADPDLRQELANHHLQLSSANSINIGRLIPQIIYYIDAYKQLLATNKLTVGEEMDVCVPTGNFGNILAAYYAKEMGLPIARLIVASNENNVLTDFFKSGTYNRNREFVLTSSPSMDILVSSNLERLLYHLSKENSELIETYMTDLSVKGQYRITAQMLQDAEAFRAGSATEADVINEIKRVHTEANYTIDPHTAVASFVASHFQNDRPMVIASTASPYKFPEAVLEALAPDFESTDLISALKEVRTLTHNPFPAAIEEALSGEIVHDKVVSISEMKKAVKDFLHV; this is translated from the coding sequence ATGACACTAACATACCATAGCACGCGCAATAAAGATTTAAAGGTTACTGCTTCTCAAGCGATTTTAGCTGGAATAGCGCCAGATGGTGGTTTATTCGTTCCTTCCTTTATTCCCAAGTTGAACGTTCCTTTAGCTGAGTTACCTCATAAATCGTACGAAGAAATTGCTTATGCGGTTTTACAATCTTTTCTAACTGACTTTACGGAAGAAGAACTGAAGGAATGCATCCACGTTTATTCTGAAAAATTCTCGGATGCGGCCATTACTCCTCTCGTCCAAGCGGGGAATTCTTATTACTTAGAGCTTTTCCACGGACCGACCATCGCTTTCAAGGATGTCGCACTTTCGATTTTACCGAAGTTTATGACCATAGCAGCAAAAAAAAATAAAAATAAGAATGATAGTGTTATTTTAACCGCGACAAGTGGCGACACAGGCAAAGCCGCACTTGTCGGTTTCCAAGATGTTCCAGGAACTAAAATTATTGTTTTTTATCCTAAAAATGGTGTGAGCGCGTTTCAAGAAAGACAAATGCTGACGCAAAAAGGCACCAACGTTTCAGTTGTCGCAATCGAAGGTAATTTTGATGATGCGCAAAGCCAGGTGAAAGCTTTATTTGCCGATCCTGATTTACGCCAGGAATTAGCAAACCACCATTTGCAACTATCTTCGGCGAACTCTATCAACATTGGTCGTCTGATTCCGCAAATCATTTACTATATTGATGCTTATAAGCAGCTTTTGGCCACTAATAAATTGACGGTTGGCGAAGAGATGGATGTCTGTGTTCCAACTGGAAACTTCGGGAATATTTTAGCGGCTTATTATGCCAAAGAAATGGGGCTGCCTATCGCTCGTTTGATCGTTGCATCAAACGAGAATAATGTCCTGACTGATTTCTTTAAGTCCGGTACCTATAATCGAAATCGGGAATTTGTTCTGACATCCTCCCCTTCGATGGATATTCTCGTTTCAAGTAACTTGGAGCGTCTGCTTTATCATTTATCGAAAGAAAATTCAGAATTAATTGAAACATACATGACAGATTTGTCGGTTAAAGGACAGTACCGCATCACTGCGCAAATGTTACAGGACGCGGAAGCATTCAGAGCCGGTTCCGCCACCGAAGCAGATGTCATAAATGAAATTAAACGGGTACATACCGAAGCCAACTATACGATTGATCCGCATACAGCGGTGGCTTCTTTTGTAGCAAGTCACTTCCAAAATGACCGGCCAATGGTGATTGCTTCTACTGCTAGTCCGTACAAATTTCCCGAGGCAGTATTGGAAGCTCTAGCTCCTGATTTCGAAAGCACGGACTTAATAAGCGCCTTGAAAGAAGTGCGCACACTCACGCATAATCCCTTCCCTGCCGCCATTGAAGAAGCATTATCTGGAGAAATCGTACATGATAAAGTTGTTTCTATTTCTGAAATGAAAAAAGCTGTAAAAGACTTTCTACATGTTTAG